One window of the Alphaproteobacteria bacterium genome contains the following:
- a CDS encoding rhodanese-like domain-containing protein, with the protein MNYAGDVSVEDAWRILGEDSSAQLIDVRTAAEWNFVGLPNLDDVGKPVHRVEWQGFPGGAPNPQFTDQVTATGVKPDDTLLFLCRSGGRSKAAAIAMTERGYSKCYNVAGGFEGDLDGDRHRGRAGGWKAAGLPWNQS; encoded by the coding sequence ATGAACTATGCAGGTGACGTTTCGGTCGAAGACGCTTGGCGCATCCTGGGCGAAGATTCTTCGGCTCAGCTAATCGACGTGCGGACGGCGGCGGAATGGAATTTCGTCGGCCTTCCCAACCTCGACGACGTTGGTAAGCCGGTTCACCGCGTCGAGTGGCAAGGATTCCCCGGCGGGGCGCCCAACCCGCAATTTACCGACCAAGTCACTGCGACCGGCGTCAAGCCGGACGATACCCTCTTATTTCTATGCCGCTCGGGTGGCCGCTCAAAAGCGGCAGCCATCGCCATGACCGAGCGGGGCTACTCCAAATGCTACAACGTCGCGGGCGGTTTCGAGGGCGACCTCGACGGTGATCGCCACCGTGGTCGCGCCGGCGGTTGGAAAGCTGCCGGTCTCCCCTGGAACCAGTCCTGA
- the rpsT gene encoding 30S ribosomal protein S20, with protein sequence MAHHKSAQKRIRQTVRRSAVNIARIGRVRTFIKKVEQAIAAGDRAKAQDALRLAEPEMMRGANKGIVKKNTMSRRISRLSKRINGMPA encoded by the coding sequence ATGGCGCACCATAAATCTGCGCAGAAAAGAATTCGGCAAACGGTTCGCCGCTCCGCCGTCAACATCGCGCGTATCGGTCGCGTGCGCACGTTCATCAAGAAAGTCGAGCAAGCCATCGCTGCGGGCGATCGCGCCAAGGCACAAGATGCGCTTCGCCTCGCAGAACCGGAAATGATGCGCGGCGCCAACAAAGGGATCGTAAAGAAGAACACGATGTCGCGGCGCATTTCTCGATTGTCGAAGCGCATCAATGGGATGCCTGCATAA
- a CDS encoding enoyl-CoA hydratase — translation MAYETILVETKGNVGLITLNRPDALNALNSDLMVELGAALDRFESDDGVGAIVITGSEKAFAAGADIKEMQPKSFVDVYAGDFITKEWGRTATCRKPVVAAVAGYALGGGCELAMMCDFILAAPNAKFGQPEIRLGIIPGSGGTQRLARFVGKSKAMEMVLTGRMMDAEEAERSGLVSRIVPAEDLIDEAVKVAGEIATLSRPAVYMAKEAVNRAFETTMEEGIRFERRLFHATFALEDQKEGMAAFVEKRKPNFKNV, via the coding sequence GAAACCAAAGGCAACGTCGGCCTGATCACGCTCAACCGTCCCGATGCGCTCAACGCGTTGAACAGCGATTTGATGGTCGAGCTCGGCGCCGCCTTGGACCGTTTCGAATCGGATGATGGGGTCGGCGCGATCGTCATCACCGGCAGCGAAAAGGCGTTCGCCGCCGGTGCCGACATCAAGGAGATGCAGCCCAAGAGTTTCGTCGACGTCTATGCCGGCGACTTCATCACCAAGGAATGGGGTCGGACGGCGACGTGCCGTAAACCGGTCGTCGCTGCGGTAGCCGGCTATGCCTTGGGGGGCGGATGCGAACTTGCGATGATGTGCGACTTCATCCTCGCTGCTCCGAATGCAAAATTCGGCCAACCCGAAATCCGTTTGGGCATCATCCCGGGCTCCGGCGGCACCCAGCGGCTGGCCCGTTTCGTCGGCAAGTCGAAGGCCATGGAAATGGTCCTGACCGGCCGCATGATGGACGCTGAGGAAGCCGAGCGTTCCGGTCTGGTGAGCCGCATCGTGCCGGCCGAAGATCTCATCGACGAGGCAGTAAAGGTCGCGGGCGAAATCGCCACCCTGTCGCGCCCGGCGGTCTACATGGCCAAAGAAGCGGTAAACCGTGCCTTCGAGACGACCATGGAGGAGGGGATTCGCTTCGAACGGCGGCTATTCCACGCCACTTTCGCCCTGGAAGACCAAAAAGAGGGCATGGCGGCCTTTGTCGAGAAGCGCAAACCCAACTTTAAGAACGTCTAA